One Saimiri boliviensis isolate mSaiBol1 chromosome 5, mSaiBol1.pri, whole genome shotgun sequence genomic window carries:
- the LOC101047290 gene encoding UDP-glucuronosyltransferase 1A10 has translation MAPAGWTGPLSLCVLLLLTCGFAHAGKLLVVPMDGSHWFTMQSVVEKLILSGHEVVVVRPEVSWQLGRKLNCTVKSYSTSYSLEDQDREFLAFANDQWKGKIQSIFSLLMSPYSGSFDLFFSHCRSLFKDKKLVEYLKETSFDAVFLDPFDTCGLIVAKYFSLPSVVFTRGILCHYLEEGAQCPAPLSYVPRGLLGFSDAMTFKERVWNHIMHLEEHLFCHYYFKTALEVASEILQTPVTAYDLYSHTSVWLLRMDFVLDYPRPVMPNMVFIGGINCKQRKPLSMVSHLSFSIVRIIWLWKLKKDSLMNCVLTFLFVALQISFQFNKLFCANACTCYQIL, from the coding sequence ATGGCTCCTGCAGGGTGGACCGGCCCCCTTTCTCTATGTGTGCTTCTGCTGCTAACCTGTGGCTTTGCCCATGCAGGCAAGCTGCTGGTAGTGCCCATGGATGGGAGCCACTGGTTCACCATGCAGTCGGTGGTGGAGAAACTCATCCTCAGTGGGCATGAGGTGGTCGTAGTCAGGCCAGAGGTGAGTTGGCAACTGGGAAGAAAACTGAATTGCACAGTGAAGAGTTACTCAACCTCATACTCTCTGGAGGATCAGGACCGAGAGTTCCTGGCATTTGCCAATGatcaatggaaaggaaaaatacaaagtatattttctctattaatgAGTCCATACAGTGGCagttttgacttatttttttcacattgcaGGAGTTTGTTTAAGGACAAAAAATTAGTAGAATACTTAAAGGAGACTTCTTTTGATGCAGTGTTTCTTGATCCTTTTGATACCTGTGGCTTAATTGTTGCCAaatatttctcccttccctctgttGTCTTCACCAGGGGGATACTTTGTCATTATCTTGAAGAAGGTGCACAGTGTCCTGCTCCTCTTTCCTATGTCCCCAGAGGTCTCTTAGGGTTCTCAGATGCCATGACTTTCAAGGAGAGAGTATGGAACCACATCATGCACTTGGAGGAGCATTTATTTTGCCACTATTATTTCAAAACTGCCCTAGAAGTGGCCTCTGAAATTCTCCAGACACCTGTCACAGCATATGATCTCTACAGCCACACATCAGTTTGGCTGTTGCGAATGGACTTTGTTTTGGACTATCCCAGACCTGTGATGCCCAACATGGTCTTCATTGGTGGTATTAACTGCAAACAGAGAAAGCCACTGTCTATGGTAAGTCATCTCTCCTTTAGCATAGTAAGAATAATCTggctttggaaattaaaaaaggATTCCTTAATGAACTGcgttttgacatttttatttgtcGCACTTCAAATTTCTTTCCagtttaacaaattattttgtgCCAATGCATGCACTTGttatcaaattttataa